In Pirellulales bacterium, the genomic stretch GAATGACGGAGGCGATTTCCAACCCCTCCTGACCCTCTTTCGCGGGCTTCAGTTGCACGCCCGATTGATCCAAATAGGCCTCGCGCAAGCAGAACACGCGCAACAGATTTCGCGCCAGAGAATCCAGCGGCTGCACGCGGCCGCCGGACATGACCGGCAGCTTGCCGAAGTTGTAGAAATCGAACTCTTTCGGCCCTGCGCTGGGGACGATGGCCAAATACGCCAACAATCCAATCGCCAATGCCGCCACGACGCTGGGCAGCACAATGCCGGGCCGGGCCGTCGCCTGGCTGACTGCCGCCCGTTGTGCCGCCGTTGGCCCTTCTTCCCGGCGGCGCAAGAACCGCACCAGCGTCAGGCAAAAATGCGCGAGCAAGCCGGTGGCGACAATCATGCACGCCAGGTACGGAATCATCCAGCCGAAGTTGCTGACCACTTGCAGCGTAGTGGCTTTCACGCCGGTGCCCGACTCCTGCCCATCGTCAAAGCCGGCTTGGTAAAACGTTTCGCCGCCGTACCGCAGCGGTTCGTTCATGCGCACGTCGGCCCGGCGATCGACGCCGCGCGTCGGATCGACCAACTGCAGATCGGACGAGTAATTTCGCGGAATTTTCGTGCCCAAATACATGTCTCCGCGCACTTCGTGCAAGTGCATGGTGTAGGGCTTGTATTCGCGCTGAAAGCGCAGGGCAATTTCGTACTCTTTATCCGCGACTTGCGCTTTTTGTTCGACGGAATTTCCCAGTCTGTCCACATAGCCCGTGCTCACCAAATACGTGCCCAGCGATTTGCCGGTGCCTTTTTCCGTCAGCTGCACGTACGCCGCGGGCAAATTGACTCCTTCGCCCGCGCTAGCCCCCGTCACAGGCCGTAAACGTTCGATCATAGCGATTTTGCCAATTCCCGCGTCGGCCACTGTTTTTTCTTCCGGCCCGGCTTTGCGCAGCGCGGAATTTTCGAAGTAATCTAGCTGTTGCACGTCGAACGGAAGTTGCCGATCGGAAATAGGTTTCTTGCCATCCAGACTATCGCGCAACATTTTTTCCGGAATCACCGTCACGTCGTCTTCCGTGGCGCTCGATTTTTTATCGATCACAGCCAGCTCCACCGTGCGGATGTCGCTGGCGTAATTGACCGTTTGCCCTTCGGCCATGCGCAGCTGCTCCTCTTTGTGCAGGCAATACACGACCAGTTGATTGACCATGATCAGGCCAATGCCGGCGTGCAACAGCACAATGCCCGCCCGTTTGCGAAACGCTAAAATGCAGCCGACCAGCAGCACGGCGGCGGCAAATTCTCCCTCCAACAATTGCCACAAAATGCGCATGGCCGAAGGATTCAAATCTTGCGCATCGACATGGAACAGCAAAAACCCCAACAGAATCAACAGAGCCACGCCCACGCCGCTTAGCACGCCGCGCTCCAGCTTGCGGCGGGAATCGATTTGAAATACCGCCACCGCAACGCCCACGCAAGCACAGGCCAGCGCGCCCAAAAAGACCTTCCACAACGTAATCCAATCGGTCGGCGCACTAGCTTGCGAGCCATCTTTTCCGGGCCCGGCGTCCACCACCAGCCACACCACCAGGCAGCCCAAGGCAATGACCCCCAGCCCACTCCATAATCGCAGGCCGCGCGTTTGCACTTTGAAGCGCAATCCATGGGCCGCCAACAAATTCACAGCCATCAGGCCGCCAATCGTGAACCCGCCCGGAAACGGAAAACTTCCCGGTAAATTCAACAACCAGGGCGAATCGGAAAACCACGCCGGCGGAAAAAATGTTTTGAATTCGATCCAGGCCAGCGGAGTGAAAAAGTAATGGTCTTGCACCCACAGCACGTCATGCCGGGCCTGGGTCAGCGTGCCGGCGAAGATTAAAAAAATCGCCAGCAGAAATAACACCACGGTCAACTTGAGCGAAGCCACCGGCTTGAGGGCCGTCCGAACGGCGGCTGCCAACGTCGAGTCAGCCGGCGCGCGATTGGCGACATTCCATTGCGATGTGCCGCCATGTAATGCGCCCGTTGCCATGGTTCAGTTTCCCAAGTTTTTTAGAGACAATTAGAGCTTTCTTTTCCGCGTCACGGTTCCGGGGCTGTGAATTTCACGGAGGCGACGAATTTTTCAAAATTCGCCTGTTCATTGTCGGCCACCGCCGCCTCCGCTTTCATCGCGAATATCCAATCGGTGCCGTCGCGGGAAACCACTGCCGCCATAATTTCTCGTTGTGGGTTGGCTCCCTCCGGGCCCAATAACCGCACCCACGTGGCCGGCATTCCATTTACTTTATACGGTTTGGCGACGGCTGTCAGTTCGTCCTTCGAGGCCTCGGGCAAACCCAACTGGCCCCGCCAGCGGCCAATGTTGTCGAGAATTCCGTTCGGTCGGGTGGCTAACGGCGTAATCGTGACTTCCGGCCGCTGCGAATTCTTGCTCAATGCAAAAGCTGCCACGGCAAACGGGGGCAGCGTCGCCGTGTGCCAGTTCTTGGGCGCAGCGAAAGTGAGCGGCAATTCGGCTGCGCTCGATGAACTTTCGCTCGACCCACTGGATTTTGCCGACGGGGCTTTCGCTGCCGAGGATTCCGCCGCGGAATTATCGATGGGCGGATGCCCGGAAGGTAGCGTAGCGGTCATGGGGGGATGGCCCGGCGGCAGCGCGCCTGCGGCCGCGCCGGCAAGCGGGGGCGTCATTCCGCCGGCTTTGAATTTTCCTTTCAGGTCAATTAACGTTGCCGAACCGTCGGCGAGTTTAAGCTTCCGGCTGTTCTCGGCCAATGCGGCGGCATCCACCGGCTTCAATTGCATTTGGCCGCGCCAGCGATTCAAGTTCATGAGCAGCCGCTGGTCGTTTTCCGCCGCCGGCCAGGGGACCTTGCCCACCGTTACTTCCAGCGCCGGGTTCTCGCCGGGCATGGTGATCGTAGCGAAGCGCATTTCGGAATTGCCCGCCTGCTGCTTCCAGCCTGCGGGAAGTTTCCACTGCGGCTGGCCACCAGGCTGGTCGCTAAACGTGACCGACTGCACAAGCTTTTCAAATTCTGCCGCGTGCTGATCGACGGCTTCCAGGGGTCCGGCAAGTTTGAAGGTCCAGGCGGAATCTGCATGCGGCACAATGGCCGCCAACATACGATCGGTCGGCGCGGTGTCGGCCTGAGCAGCATCGGCTGGGCCAGCGGCGCCCGCTTCCGCCTCGGCACTGGGAAGGCTTGCTTCCAGCTCTTTGGGCACGCGGTAATGTGCAATTTCCGACCCCTTTTGGCATCCGCCCAACATTAGCGCTGCCATCAATGCGGCAATCGACAGGAGGCAACGGCAGCGTGAACAAGCAGGGGCGCAATCCATGGGCATCTCGCGGGTAGGCGACCAAGTGACCGCCGGAGCGAATGAAGCGCCAGGCAGGTTTACGAGCGCTTCGGGGTCGCAGCAATGTCCGCCAAATAAAATCGATTTCTGATACTGCGATTATAAAGCAGCGGTGGCGCAAAAGTAAGGGGCCAAAGAGGTTGCCGCAGCCCTGCCGCCGGCGCAAATGAGTATTTTTCGGCCGCTTAATACAGCGATGTTGTGGTTTCGGTCCAACCGACAATGGGCGCTTCCGGCGGCAGCACGAAAATTTCCACACGGCGATTGCGGCGGCGATCTTCCGCCGTGGCGTTGGAGGCAATTGGCTCGTGATCGCCAAATCCCGAAACGCCAATCCGCTGCGCCGGCACGCCGGCCTGCTTCAAATAATCGGCCACCGCCAAGGCTCGGGCCGCGCTCAGGTGAAAATTGTCAGCATATTTCTCGCGCACTTCGTGACGGGCAATTTTTAGCGCGTCGGTGTGCCCCACGACCATCAACTTCAAATCGCGCGCTTCGGGCGAGCGCAGAATGTGGGCAAATTCGCCCAGCATTTGCTGAGCGTCATCTTTGAGCGCCGCTTCGCCAGGATCGAACAGCACGTCGGAATCGAGCTTGGCGGCGCCCGTGGCGGTATCGTACTGCAAGCTGGGGTAGCGGCGCGATAAATTCGCCAACTGCGTGCTCAAGCCCGGCGGCAGGCGATTGCCGTTGCCATCGGAAACTTCAGTTTGCAAGGCCGCCAAGCGCTTGCGGTCAGCCTGCGATTGCTGATCCAGCGCCGCCAGCTGCTCCTCGGATTGAATCAACTTATCTTCCAGCTTGTGGTTGTGCGTTTGCAGATTTTCGATTTCCGCTTGCTGGGCCTGGCTTTGCTCGGCCAGCATTCGATTTTGCGTTTGGGCGGCCGTCAACTCGCCGCGCGGGGCAAATGCACAGCCCATAGAAAGCACGCACAGGCCCGCCATTGCCACCAGGCATCGGGCACAAGGTTGAAGAATTCCCATCGTTCGACTCCTTTCGAACTGCAGCTAGTGATTAGCCGCGAATTGCTGCCGCTTATTTATCGAGCCAGCCCACCGTTTTGCCGATCGAATCCATGATCGAGCTGTTCACCGGATAGGGGCCATCCCAACTCCACATGTTTCGCATTAAATCGAACGTCATCATGCCGCAGAACATCAGCAGCACCGTGCAAATTGACAACAGTGCAATGTTGGAGCCCGAATACGGCGCTTCGGCAGGCGCCGCTGGGACGGCGCCGGCCATCAAAGCCGACGAGGCGGCAAATGCCGACGAGCTGCCCATCAGCGGCGATGCCGCGACAACCGCGCCGCCGCCGCCCATGACCGGCTCTTCTTCCAACAATCCGGCTTCGCCGCCGCTCACGGCAAACAAGCCGGAGCTCATTTCGTCGTCGGTATCGAGGGCAATTACTTGCGATCCGCTGTCGGACGATTCCTCGCTTCCGGTTTCGTCCATCGCCGTCAGCAAAAAGTCTTCGTCGGTTTTCAGCTCGGCGGGCTCTTCCGAGACAATTTCCTGCGTGACGCCGGTTTCCTCTTCCGGCATGTCGAGCAATCGCCGGGCCGAGCTGCCTAAAGACAGCGGTTCTTCCAGCGACAAACCGCTGTCCGAGGCGCTGATGAGTTGAATGCCGCTGTCGCTGGGGCTTTGCGTTAAATCGCTCCCCGACTTGCTGCTTCCCATCACCACTTCCAGCTCTTCATCGCCCAATTTGATGGACGAGCCGGACCCTTTTTTCGAGCCCTCGGCCGGCTTGGGCGCGGCATCCGCCGGCGGGCCCACTTCCATCAGCTGCAATTCGTCGTCGGAAAGTTGCAGGGCGTCGGAGCCAAATAGCTTATCGCTGCTACCGCTGCTTTTTTTCTCGTCGCTGGGAACCAATTTCACATCGCCGAATTTCGCCAAGGCGGAGTCGCCCACCAAATCCAGACCGGAGGAACCGGCATCGTGCGATTGCGTGGAGCCGCTTTTCAATAGCGCCGAGTTTCCCGTCAGCACGTTCTTGGAATCGCCGGGGGAACTGCCGGGCAGCTTCAGGCCGCTTTCCGTTTTTCGCACCATGCTGCCGCCGGAGGCTAGCAAATCGGCATCGTCGTCCAGCGGAATTAAAACGTCGGCGTCTTCTTTGGCGTCGGCGGCCGGCGATAAATCCATGTCTTCGCTCGCTTCGCCCGGCTTGCCGATAATCGTGCTGGCCCCTTCGGTGCTCGATTTCCCCAACTCCACCTCGCTGAGCAAAATGGAATCGATTTCGTCGTTCACTTGCAAATCGATGTTTTCCAAATCTTCGCCGCCGCCGCTATCCCACACCGGAGCATCTTCATCGCCGGTGGGCGCCTGCTCCTCTTTCATTTCTTCACGGTAGCGCTCAATATCTTCCTGCTTGAATTTCCATTGATCGCCGTCGCGGTAGGGAAACAGCTTTTTCCGATCGCGCAGCACGGAAACTTGCTCCGCGGTTATGCCCAACATGCGGGCGGCTTCTTCTTGATCAATTAGTTTGCGTGCCATAGCTGCGTTTCCCCCCACGACGGTTTATCGATGATCTAACTGGGCCCGAATATCACGGGGTAGCGGGTTCACCCCGTTGAAATCGTCGATTTGTAAGTCTCCCGAAATGTTTCTGGCGCTCTTTAGCGTGATGGTGCCGGTAGGCAAATCAATATGATACACACACATAGCCCGTTTCACGGGATCGATGACCGCAATTTGTTGCCGCACGTTATCGACCTGAATCGGCACGGCAATCAACTGCGTCGAGGTGTCATAAACCGACGGATGCTCGGCGAACACTGGCGTTTCACGGCCGAACATCCACCAACCCAACACCACTGCCAACGCGCCTGCAACCGCCCCAACCAACGTGGCTTTCATGGTTTACCTTCCTTGGCTCGTGGCTCCCCTCGGCGAGCAACCACGACTACCCATCTCTATTTTAGAAGCACGATTTTGAAATACAACAGTTTTCCAGCGCCAGTTCGATCGTCTTAAACCTAGAAAGAGCCGGTAGTTGACGCTGCTTTGCGGACAACATGCGCGAAAGCGCCCTCCTCGAGAATTCGAGGCCGAAAAGAATAGCGACCCCCGCAACTCACAGCAATGCCGGTTTTTTTGCCCGTGCTGGCATCCCAAATGACAGCCAGACCGGCAAAATTACGGCTTAGCCGACTTCGGATGTTCTTCCGGGCCGCCGCCTGTGGCCTGCTGTTTATTGTGCGGATGCTGAATCGCCTGCTTGGGCGTGGGTTGGACCACCGGCCCTTTGGATCCGGGCTGTCCTTCCTGGCGTCCAAACTTTCCCCCTTCGGTATAAGCTGGCTCCGACTGTGCGGGCTGAAAGTGCGGCTTCGTTTCCCGATTCTGCTCAAGTTTTTGCGACATGGCTGCGTCCCTCCAATATGGGAATGAACCACCGTACCACGAGCAAATTCCGCGCCCTAGGGAACATCACCATCATTGGCAATCGCCGATGACGACGCAGATCGGCAGTCATTTTTCAGCGCGATTCTTCGCCCCGCCGCAGCCAATAGTTTGGCCGCCGGCTTGTATGCACAACAGCAACAATCTCAATCAATTTTAGCGAAGGTCTAAATACGACTAAATATGGAAATTGTGGCAAACGCAACCGCCGATAACTAAGGCTCGTCGGCAACGTCTCTACAAAGGAGAAACCGTCCGGCCGGGCTTTGATTTTTGAAAGAGAATCTTGAAGAACTGCGGCGAATTCGCCGCCAAGGCCTGGCCTCACTTGATCGTAATACTCGATGGTTTTCTCCACTTCTTGCAAGGCGACCGACGACCATCGTAATTTCACGATTTACGTCCTCGCTCCACGGCCGCCTGAATGCGACGCATTGCTTCTTCATTGTCGATCCCGGGATCCTCGCCGCTTGCTAACGCCTCCCCACGGAGTTGAATTTCCTCCGCCCACAGCCGATCGTAATCAGGATGCTTTGGCACATCGCGATCGATGCTGATGATTAATTCCTTCGCTAACTCTTCTCGCTTTTCTAGCGGAAGAGCCAAAGCAGCTTCAAAAACCGCAGAGGTGTCGTTTGCCAGGCTCATGAATCACCTTTGAACTTCGCGAATCGGGCTCAAAACTGATTGTATTATATACGATCTTGTTTCAATTGCGCGCATTCACGATTGCCATCATTTATCCCGCCTTTGTACGCGAATGTTTACTCATCCGTCACGCAGCCGAGCGAGGCGTTTTT encodes the following:
- a CDS encoding type II toxin-antitoxin system RelE/ParE family toxin; translation: MKLRWSSVALQEVEKTIEYYDQVRPGLGGEFAAVLQDSLSKIKARPDGFSFVETLPTSLSYRRLRLPQFPYLVVFRPSLKLIEIVAVVHTSRRPNYWLRRGEESR
- a CDS encoding OmpA family protein is translated as MGILQPCARCLVAMAGLCVLSMGCAFAPRGELTAAQTQNRMLAEQSQAQQAEIENLQTHNHKLEDKLIQSEEQLAALDQQSQADRKRLAALQTEVSDGNGNRLPPGLSTQLANLSRRYPSLQYDTATGAAKLDSDVLFDPGEAALKDDAQQMLGEFAHILRSPEARDLKLMVVGHTDALKIARHEVREKYADNFHLSAARALAVADYLKQAGVPAQRIGVSGFGDHEPIASNATAEDRRRNRRVEIFVLPPEAPIVGWTETTTSLY
- the ccsA gene encoding cytochrome c biogenesis protein CcsA, which produces MATGALHGGTSQWNVANRAPADSTLAAAVRTALKPVASLKLTVVLFLLAIFLIFAGTLTQARHDVLWVQDHYFFTPLAWIEFKTFFPPAWFSDSPWLLNLPGSFPFPGGFTIGGLMAVNLLAAHGLRFKVQTRGLRLWSGLGVIALGCLVVWLVVDAGPGKDGSQASAPTDWITLWKVFLGALACACVGVAVAVFQIDSRRKLERGVLSGVGVALLILLGFLLFHVDAQDLNPSAMRILWQLLEGEFAAAVLLVGCILAFRKRAGIVLLHAGIGLIMVNQLVVYCLHKEEQLRMAEGQTVNYASDIRTVELAVIDKKSSATEDDVTVIPEKMLRDSLDGKKPISDRQLPFDVQQLDYFENSALRKAGPEEKTVADAGIGKIAMIERLRPVTGASAGEGVNLPAAYVQLTEKGTGKSLGTYLVSTGYVDRLGNSVEQKAQVADKEYEIALRFQREYKPYTMHLHEVRGDMYLGTKIPRNYSSDLQLVDPTRGVDRRADVRMNEPLRYGGETFYQAGFDDGQESGTGVKATTLQVVSNFGWMIPYLACMIVATGLLAHFCLTLVRFLRRREEGPTAAQRAAVSQATARPGIVLPSVVAALAIGLLAYLAIVPSAGPKEFDFYNFGKLPVMSGGRVQPLDSLARNLLRVFCLREAYLDQSGVQLKPAKEGQEGLEIASVIPGSAADLAGIKPGDRLLSLDRVSKGDFNFKTAWERLEDNGNATVKAMVARGDQPARGIVIKREFQPAVKWLLEVAARPDVADRLHVFKVENLDLLNLLGLRRREYYRYSWDEIYQPKLLEKEFQELRDSKSDNYSVFQKKLSELQSRMTLYLVLRGSFMNHPLPPFPTDEESKADPDGTDKIKAEIKERLIDLAQTLQAMMDPQAESHPPLAVPTPQSREMPSADQPTQAAPASWEPYTLAWLQNYFAELRQQPPNPAATSLAHIFDAYAQQDAGAFNRAVVDYSMSLSENPPRQMEKAVPAFEAWFNHWSPFFDCQWLYFAAFCLVAFSWLGKTRTLNRTAFWLIAVTFLVHTFALVARMYISGRPPVINLYSTAIFIGWAAVLAGLILESVYHLSFGNAVASIAGFVTLLLADRLTLLLEPSSGGDTISVMQAVLDTQFWLATHVTMVNLGYSATYVAGLLGLIYVVRGLFTTSLTASDGKDLARMIYGTVCFAIFFSFVGTVLGGLWADDSWGRFWGWDPKENGALIIVLWNALVLHARWDGLVKDRGLALLAIGGNIVVSWSYFGVNQLGVGLHSYGFTEGVLLALALVCVSQLAMIALGLTPLRFWRSNHQPPAAPA
- a CDS encoding addiction module protein — protein: MSLANDTSAVFEAALALPLEKREELAKELIISIDRDVPKHPDYDRLWAEEIQLRGEALASGEDPGIDNEEAMRRIQAAVERGRKS
- a CDS encoding helix-turn-helix domain-containing protein, which codes for MARKLIDQEEAARMLGITAEQVSVLRDRKKLFPYRDGDQWKFKQEDIERYREEMKEEQAPTGDEDAPVWDSGGGEDLENIDLQVNDEIDSILLSEVELGKSSTEGASTIIGKPGEASEDMDLSPAADAKEDADVLIPLDDDADLLASGGSMVRKTESGLKLPGSSPGDSKNVLTGNSALLKSGSTQSHDAGSSGLDLVGDSALAKFGDVKLVPSDEKKSSGSSDKLFGSDALQLSDDELQLMEVGPPADAAPKPAEGSKKGSGSSIKLGDEELEVVMGSSKSGSDLTQSPSDSGIQLISASDSGLSLEEPLSLGSSARRLLDMPEEETGVTQEIVSEEPAELKTDEDFLLTAMDETGSEESSDSGSQVIALDTDDEMSSGLFAVSGGEAGLLEEEPVMGGGGAVVAASPLMGSSSAFAASSALMAGAVPAAPAEAPYSGSNIALLSICTVLLMFCGMMTFDLMRNMWSWDGPYPVNSSIMDSIGKTVGWLDK